The nucleotide window GCTGTGCAGCCCGAACGAGAAAAAGCAGCTCGCCGATATCGAGAAGCTCATCAAGCGTCCGCTGACCGTGGAGCGCCTCGTGGTCGACGTGCCGGTGCCGCATCACGAGGGCGGCAGCCGCCGCCGCGAGCGCGACGGTCATGAAAGCCGCGAAGGGCGTGGCGAGCGCGGTGTGCACCGCCGCGCGGCGTCGTTCGACCGTCCGCATCATCATCGTGCGCAGCCCATCGACGACTTCTTCCTGAAGCCCTACGAGCCCTCGGCGAGCGCGCGCAGCAAGGCTGAAGACACGCCCGCGAACGCCGCACCGCAAAAACCGCAGTCGAAGCAGCCGCTGGCGGCGTTGCTGGGCGGACTCGGGGCGTCGTGGCGCAACAAGCCGACTTCGTCGTCGTCGAATTGAGTTTGAGCGCGAGTCATCGCGCAACGCAGAAAAAACCGGCATGTCGCTTTTAACGGCATGCCGGTTTTGTTTATGTGGCTGGCAATTGCGCGAGCCGCCACTTCCACGCCTCGACCGCGTCTAGCTGGAACGCTTCAAGCGTTGTGGGCGCGCGATCGTGCAACTCGAGACCCAGATGCCGCGCCGCGGCCACCAACGCTTCCAGCGGGCGTGATGCGTCGAGCGCTTGCGCCCCGGTCTGCTTCGAGAGCTTTTCCCCTTCCGCGTTTGTCACGACAGGCACGTGCAGGTACGCGGGCGTTGGCACACCAAGACACTGCTGGAGCCAGATTTGCCGCGCCGTCGAGTCGAGCAGGTCCGCGCCGCGCACCACGTGCGTGATGCGTTGTTCGGCGTCGTCGACGACCACGGCGAGCTGGTAGGCCCATTGACCGTCCGCGCGCAGGAGCACGAAATCGCCGACTTCGGTCGCGAGATCCTGTTGCTGCGAGCCCTGCCAGCGATCGTCGAAGCAGATCAGTGCGGGATTGTCTTGTGCGCTGGTGGTTTCGTCCGCCGTTTGGTTGGCAGTTGCGTCGTCAGGCACGCGCAGCCGCCACGCGCGTGCGGTCTTGCCGTGCAGGCCGTCGCGGCAGGTGCCTGGATAGATCAGCGTGGCATTGCGCTGGTGCGCCCGCAATTGCGAGTCGGCGATTTCCTTGCGCGTGCAGCCGCACGGGTAGACGCGGCCCGAGGCGATCAGACGGTCGAGCGCCGCGCGGTACAGAACGGTGCGGCGGCTCTGCCATTGCGGCGGCTCGTCGGCGTGAAAGCCGAAGGCCGTGAGCGTCGCGAGAATGTCCTCGGCTGCGCCCGGCACGGTGCGCGGGCCGTCGATGTCCTCCACGCGCACAAGCCACGCGCCGTGATGCGCTCGCGCGTCGAGCCAGCTCGCGAGCGCCGAAACGAGCGAGCCAAAGTGCAGCGGGCCAGTGGGCGAGGGCGCGAAGCGCCCGCGATACCCTTGCGGCGATGCGCTCACGCGCGCGGCTTAAGCGGCAGCCTGGGCCGCGGGCGCTGCATCCGCCGCGCCCGCGCGCTCCGGATGGCATGCCGGGCAGCTCTTGCCGGCCACGTAGAGCGGCGAATCCTGCTCTTGCGGCGTGACGACGGCGCGGCACGCGAAGCACTGCACGGTGTCCGTCGGTTCGAGTTGCGGATTGAGCGCGGTGCGCTGGTCGAACACGAAGCAGTCGCCGTTGTAGTGCGCGCCGCCCACTTCCTCGAAGTACTTGAGAATGCCGCCTTCGAGCTGATACACATGCTCGATGCCAACTTCCTTCATGTGGATCGCCGCCTTTTCGCAGCGAATGCCACCCGTGCAGAACGACACGACCGTCTTGCCTTCGAGGTCGGCGCGGTTCGCTTCGATCACGCCGGGGAATTCGCTGAACTTGTCGATGCGGTAGTCGAGCGCCTTGTCGAACGTGCCGACATCGATTTCGAACGCGTTGCGCGTGTCGAGCATGACGACGGGGCGGCCATTGTCGTCGAAGCCGCGGTCGAGCCATTCCTTGAGCACGACCGGTGCCACGGAAGGCGCGCGGCCTTCTTCGGGGCGGATCGCGGGCTTCTTCATCGTGATGATCTCGCGCTTCAGGCGCACGAGCATGCGGTTGAAGGGCCGCGTTTCGGAGAGGCTTTCCTTGAACCGCAGCGTCGCGAACTTGCCCTCGAAGAGCGGGTCATGGTTGATGTAGTCCATGAAGGCGCGCACGTTGCCTTCATCGCCAGCGACGAACAGATTGATGCCTTCCGGCGCGAGCAGGATCGTGCCCCGCAAATCAAGCGATTTGCAGCGCTCGAGCACGAGCGGACGCCACTCGGCGGTCTTGTCGAGCGTGGCGAACTGGTAAGCGGAGAGATTGAGGATACGCATGGTGCAACTGGAAAAGCGCCACAAAAGCGCGTGAAACTGGAGCCGGACGCGCGTGCTGTCTCGTTTGCTGACTGCTCACTGCCGGTCCTCCGAAAACGGGAATTGGGGCAGGGCGCGCGGCGGGCGCAATCCGCTATTATCCCTCAATCGCGCCTCGCGCCGCCTGCGGCGTAGTCAACACATCGCGCCGCCGCCCCGCGCTCGCGCAAGCTCCTGGCTAGATCGGCTGGGCCGCCCCGGCCAACGTCACGTGCGCATGCGAGCGAGCGCCGAAAATCGCGTGCCCCTGAAGGTACAATGACGGCCATGTCAGATCCCCGCTTCGTCCATCTCCGCGTCCATTCCGAATTCTCGATTGCTGACGGCATCGTGCGCCTCGACGACCTCGTCAAGGCGGCGGCCGAAGACGGCCAGGGCGCGCTCGCGCTCACCGACCTCGGCAACGCATTCGGCCTCGTCCGTTTCTACACCGAAGCTCGCGGCAAAGGGGTCAAACCCATTGCCGGCTGCGACGTCTGGATCACGAATCCCGACGACCGCGACAAGCCGTCGCGCCTTCTGCTGCTGGTGAAGGACAAGCGCGGCTATCTGAATCTGTGCGAGCTGCTTTCCAAAGCGTGGCTCACGAACCAGTATCGCGGCCGCGCGGAAGTCGACGTCGCATGGCTCGAAGAAGGTCTGGCCGAGGGCCTGCTCGCGATCTCGGGCGCGCAGCAGGGCGACGTGGGTCTCGCACTCGCGGCGGGCAATGCCGAAAGCGCGAATCGCCATGCGCAGCGCTGGGCGAAACTGTTTCCGAACGCGTATTACATCGAGCTGCAGCGCTGCGGGCAGCCCGGCGGCGAGCAGTATGTCGGGCAGGCAGTGGCGCTCGCGTCGCAACTCAAACTGCCGGTGGTCGCCACGCACCCCATGCAGTTCATGACCGACGAGGAATACACCGCGCACGAAGCGCGTGTGTGTATCTCGGAAGGCGACATCCTCGCGAATCCGCGCCGCCAGAAGCGTTTCACGACCGATCAGCGTTTTCGCACGCAGGACGAAATGGCCGCGCTGTTCGCGGACATTCCGTCGGCCATTGCGAACACCATCGAAATCGCGAAGCGCTGCAACCTCACGCTCGAACTCGGCAAGCCGAAGCTGCCGCTCTTCCCAACGCCCGACGGCCTTTCGCTCGACGACTATCTCGTGCAGCTTTCGAGAGAAGGCCTCGAAAAGCGCCTCGTGCAGCTGTATCCCGATGAAGCCGAACGCGAGCAGGAGCGCGCGCGCTACAACGAGCGGCTCGAATTCGAGTGCGGGACCATCATCAAGATGGGTTTCCCGGGCTACTTCCTGATCGTTGCGGACTTCATCAACTGGGCCAAGAACAACGGCGTGCCGGTTGGGCCGGGCCGGGGTTCGGGCGCGGGGTCGCTCGTCGCATACGCGCTGGGCATTACCGACCTCGATCCGCTGCGATACAACCTGCTGTTCGAGCGCTTCCTGAATCCGGAACGCGTCTCGATGCCCGACTTCGACATCGACTTCTGCCAGCACGGGCGCGACCGCGTCATCCAGTACGTGAAGGAGAAGTACGGCGCCGATGCGGTGTCGCAGATCGCCACCTTCGGCACGATGGCGGCGAAGGCGGCCGTGCGCGACATCGGCCGCGTGCTCGATCTCGGCTACAACTTCACCGACGGCGTCGCCAAGCTCATTCCGTTCAAGCCGGGCAAGCACGTCACCATCGCCGATGCGATGAAGGAAGAGCCGCTCCTCCAGGAGCGCTACGACAACGAAGACGAAGTCCACCAGCTGCTCGACCTCGCGCAGCTCGTGGAAGGGCTCACGCGTAACGTGGGCATGCACGCGGGCGGCGTGCTGATCGCGCCTGGCAAGCTCACCGACTTCTGTCCGCTCTACACGCAGGGCGACGAAAGCGGCGTCGTGAGCCAGTACGACAAGGACGACGTGGAAGCCGTCGGCCTCGTGAAGTTCGACTTTCTGGGCCTGACCACGCTCACGATTCTCGACTGGGCCGAGCGCTATATCCGCATGCTCGATCCGTCGAAGAAGGACTGGTCGCTCGCCCAGGTACCGCTCGACGACGCGCCGTCGTTCCAGATCCTCAAGAAAGCCAACACGGTCGCCGTGTTCCAGCTGGAAAGCCGCGGCATGCAGGGCATGCTGAAAGACGCGCAGCCCGACCGGTTCGAGGACATCATCGCACTCGTGGCGTTGTATCGTCCGGGCCCGATGGACCTGATTCCGAGCTTTTGCGCGCGTAAGCATGGCCGCGAAGTGGTGGAGTATCCCGATCCGCGCGTCGAACCTGTTCTGAAAGAGACCTACGGCATCATGGTCTACCAGGAGCAGGTGATGCAGATGGCGCAGATCATCGGCGGCTACTCGCTCGGCGGCGCCGACTTGCTGCGTCGCGCGATGGGTAAGAAGAAGCCCGAGGAAATGGCCAAGCACCGCGAGATTTTCGCGGAAGGCGCGGCCAAGAACGGCCTCACGCGCGAGAAGGCCGACGAAACCTTCGACTTGATGGAGAAGTTCGCGGGCTACGGCTTCAACAAGTCGCACGCGGCCGCTTACGCGCTCCTCGCGTATCACACGGCGTGGCTCAAGGCGCACCATCCGGCGGAATTCATGGCGGCGAATATGTCGCTCGCCATGGACGACACCGACAAGGTGAAGATCCTCTTCGAGGACTGCCTGACCAACAAGATGGCCGTGCTGCCGCCGGACGTGAACGCTTCGGCGTATCGCTTCGAGCCTGTGGCCGATTCGAACGTCGCGGAAGGCAAACGCTCACGCACGATCCGCTACGGTCTTGGCGCGATCAAGGGCAGCGGCCAGAACGCCATCGAAGAAATCTTGCGCGCGCGCGAAGAGGGCGGCCCCTTCAAGGACCTGTTCGACTTCTGCGAGCGCATCGACCGTCGTCTCGTGAATCGCCGCACGATCGAAGCGATGATCCGCGCCGGCGCATTCGACACGATTCACGCAAACCGCGCGCAGTTGCTCGCCTCCGTGCCGATGGCGATGGAAGCCGCCGACCAGGCGAGCGCCAACGCCATGCAAGCGGGCCTGTTCGATATGGGCGACGCGCCGCTCGCCGCGCACGAACTGGTCGATGAACCCGCATGGGGCGAGAAGCGCAAGCTTCAGGAGGAGAAGGCCGCGCTCGGCTTCTATCTCTCGGGGCACCTCTTCGACGCTTACAAGGACGAAGTGCGCCGCTTCGTGCGCCAGAAGATCGGCGAGCTGAAGGAAGGGCGCGACAAGCTCATCGCGGGCGTGATCGCTTCGTTGCGCACGCAAATGACCCAACGCGGCAAGATGCTGATCGCGCTGCTCGACGACGGCACCGGACAGTGCGAAGTGACGGTGTTCAACGAGCAGTTCGAAGCGCACAAGGCGCTCTTCAAGGAAGACGAGCTGCTCGTCGTGCAGGGCGGGGCGCGCAATGATGCATTCACGGGCGGCATTCGCTTCACCGTCGATACGGTGATGGATCTGGAGCGTGCGCGCAGCCGCTACGCGCAGGCCGTGAAGCTGCAAATGAACGGCAACGCCAATGCGCTCGCGCTGCGCACGGTGCTCGAAGCGTATCGCGCGAAGCCGGACGATTCGCTGCCGGCGCCCGCTACGCAAACGCGCGGTCGCGGCGGCTTCGGTCGCGATCGCGGAGAGCGCGCGCAAGCGGTCATTCCAAACGGGCTCGCGGTGCAGATTGCTTACCGCAACGATCGGGCCGAAGGCGAAGTGCGTCTGGGCGATGCCTGGCGCGTCAAGCCCTCCGACGACCTGCTCGCCGCGCTGCGCGGCGAGTTTGCGGGCAGCGAGATCGAGATCGTGTACTGACGGGATCGGGCGGCAGGCGGTGCAGAAGTGTTCACGCTGCCATGCCGTGCCGTCGTTCGGGCAAGCGCGTGTTTAACTCGCGAGTTCGGCCAGCCCGCGTTCGGCACGCACGGTGCCGTCCGCAATGCGCATCTTGACCCGCTCCTCATTGGAGCTAGCCTGCGCGCGCGGTTGCTCGCGGTGCCACAAGTGGAAAATTTCCGTGGCGTAGGCGCCGAGCTTGCGTTGCACGCCGCAGTTGGCGAGGCGCGCCACGAAATCGGCGTCCTCGTGCCCCCAGCCGGTGAAGCTGGTGTCGAATCCGTTCACGCGCTCGATATCGCTGCGCCAGGCGCTCATGTTGCAGCCCTTGATGCCGCGCCACTTGAACTGCTCGATCACGCGCCACTTGCGGTCCGGCAGCTTGACGAAGAGAGGCGCGATCTTGTTGACGTGGCCAGCGAGGCGTTGCTGCACCCAGAAGCCGAAGCCCTGATCCGCCAACGGCAGCGTCTGGCCGATCACCTGTTGCGTGAGCGCTTCGTCGAGCAGGATGCGGCTGCCGGTGATGATGACGCGCTCGCTCGCGAGCTGCCGGTGGCGCGCAACGAAATCGTGCTGCACCACGCAGTCGCCGTCGAGGAAGATCAGGTAGTCGCCACGGGCCTGCACGATGCCCTTGTTGCGGATCTCGGCGAGACGGAAGCCATCGTCCGGATGCCACACGTGCTCCATGCGCACCGGGGTCGACGCAGCGCAGCGTTCCACGGTCTCGCGGGTGGCGTTGGCCGAGCCATCGTCGGCGACGATGATTTCGTAGTGCGTGTCGGATTGCGCGCTCAAGCTCGCGAGCACCCGCTCGAGCGCATCGGGCCGGTTATAGGTGCTGACGATCACCGAAACCAGCATGTCGCGGCGCGCGTTCATCGGCTCTCCGGTGCGGCGTCGCGAGTTTTTGCCGCGGCGGACTGCTGTGTCTCGAGGAGCATGAGCTTCAGGTAGCGGTAGTAGGTGCCTTCGGCGTTGGAGATCGCCAGCACGAAGCCCATCTTGCCGTCGAGAAAGCCGCGCTGGATGATCCAGCTGCGCACGAAAGACCAGAAGCCGTGTAGCAGCGCCTTGCGCAGGCCGCCGCGCTTGCCGCGCGCCGCGCCCTGGGTTGCGCCGTAGGTCGAATAGCTGTCGATCTTTCCGAGTACTTCGGAGAAGTCGCGAAAGCTGTAGTGAATCAGCGCCTGAGCGAGCGTGCCGACGCGCGCCTCGGGCGCGGCGATCACGCGTTCGTGCACGAGATCGCTCGAGAAGCGCGCCGCGTCGCGGCGAAAGAGCCGCGTCACATAGTCGGGCGACCAGCCGGAATGGCGGATCCACTTGCCGCAGTAATTCGACTGGCGCGGCACCCGGAACAGGTCGGCCCCGTTCGCCTTCACGCTGGCGAGAATCTCGTCGCGCAATGCGGGTGACACGCGTTCGTCGGCGTCGAGCGAGAGGATCCAGGGGCCGCGGGCCGTGTCGAGCGCACGCTGTTTTTGCGGCCCGAAACCGGGCCAGTCGGTTTCGACGACCGTCGCGTCGAACTCGCGGCAAATCGCCTGGGTGCCGTCCGTGCTCCCCGAATCGAGCACGACGATTTCGTCCACCCAGCCGTGCGCGGAAGCGAGGCAGTCACGAATATCGTGGGCTTCGTTTTTGACGATGACGATGACACTGATCGCATCGGGTTTGGCGCTGTCGTTCATCGGCGCTGGCTCGCGATGGCTGGAAGAAGGTGAAGAAGGCAGGAAGGCCGGCTGGAGCCAGCCTCGCGTTCGGAGGGAACCTCGTGCACAAGCTTGTTGCGCGCGCGTTCGTGCCCCGAAGCCGAATCGGTGAGTATATACAAAAACGTCGGACGCTACGAAACCGCGCCGGCGCAGACCACGGCCGGGCGGATACATCGCCTCCTGGGCCGAACGTTTACAATGGCGTACCTGTTTGCCGGGGGGCGGGCAGATTACCCGCATTTTTTTCGAGGAAATTTTGAGCGAGAGATCAACCTTGAGCAAGCCGATCGGCTCCGACACCAAGTCGTCGCCGATCGTGATTGGCCGGCGGCTGTGGCCGTATGTGAAGCCGCTAATGTGGGTGCTCCTCGCAGGCGTGATCGCGATGGCCGTGGTGGCCGCCACCGAAGCCGGCATTCCCGCGCTGCTCAAGCCGCTGCTCGATCACGGCTTCGGCACGCGCGGCGACCCGAAAGCGAAATGGCTGGTGCCCACCGCGGTGATCGGGCTGGCGCTCGTACGCGGTCTCGCGCAATACGCGTCCGGTTACTTGCTGCAGTACGTGTCGAACCGCGTGCTGCTCGCGCTGCGGCTCAAGATGTTCGAGCGCATGATTCACGCGAGCGTCGGCTTCTTCCAGCGTGAAACCGCGAGCACGGTCATCAACGCGATCGTGTTCGAGGTCAACCAGATTCTCGGCGTGCTGCTCAGTGTGCTCGTCACGCTCGTGCGCGACTCACTCACGGTCGTCTTCCTGCTTGGCTACCTGTTCTACCTGAACTGGCGGCTCACGTTG belongs to Paraburkholderia flagellata and includes:
- the gluQRS gene encoding tRNA glutamyl-Q(34) synthetase GluQRS, with the protein product MSASPQGYRGRFAPSPTGPLHFGSLVSALASWLDARAHHGAWLVRVEDIDGPRTVPGAAEDILATLTAFGFHADEPPQWQSRRTVLYRAALDRLIASGRVYPCGCTRKEIADSQLRAHQRNATLIYPGTCRDGLHGKTARAWRLRVPDDATANQTADETTSAQDNPALICFDDRWQGSQQQDLATEVGDFVLLRADGQWAYQLAVVVDDAEQRITHVVRGADLLDSTARQIWLQQCLGVPTPAYLHVPVVTNAEGEKLSKQTGAQALDASRPLEALVAAARHLGLELHDRAPTTLEAFQLDAVEAWKWRLAQLPAT
- a CDS encoding sulfurtransferase, with the protein product MRILNLSAYQFATLDKTAEWRPLVLERCKSLDLRGTILLAPEGINLFVAGDEGNVRAFMDYINHDPLFEGKFATLRFKESLSETRPFNRMLVRLKREIITMKKPAIRPEEGRAPSVAPVVLKEWLDRGFDDNGRPVVMLDTRNAFEIDVGTFDKALDYRIDKFSEFPGVIEANRADLEGKTVVSFCTGGIRCEKAAIHMKEVGIEHVYQLEGGILKYFEEVGGAHYNGDCFVFDQRTALNPQLEPTDTVQCFACRAVVTPQEQDSPLYVAGKSCPACHPERAGAADAAPAAQAAA
- the dnaE gene encoding DNA polymerase III subunit alpha; translated protein: MTAMSDPRFVHLRVHSEFSIADGIVRLDDLVKAAAEDGQGALALTDLGNAFGLVRFYTEARGKGVKPIAGCDVWITNPDDRDKPSRLLLLVKDKRGYLNLCELLSKAWLTNQYRGRAEVDVAWLEEGLAEGLLAISGAQQGDVGLALAAGNAESANRHAQRWAKLFPNAYYIELQRCGQPGGEQYVGQAVALASQLKLPVVATHPMQFMTDEEYTAHEARVCISEGDILANPRRQKRFTTDQRFRTQDEMAALFADIPSAIANTIEIAKRCNLTLELGKPKLPLFPTPDGLSLDDYLVQLSREGLEKRLVQLYPDEAEREQERARYNERLEFECGTIIKMGFPGYFLIVADFINWAKNNGVPVGPGRGSGAGSLVAYALGITDLDPLRYNLLFERFLNPERVSMPDFDIDFCQHGRDRVIQYVKEKYGADAVSQIATFGTMAAKAAVRDIGRVLDLGYNFTDGVAKLIPFKPGKHVTIADAMKEEPLLQERYDNEDEVHQLLDLAQLVEGLTRNVGMHAGGVLIAPGKLTDFCPLYTQGDESGVVSQYDKDDVEAVGLVKFDFLGLTTLTILDWAERYIRMLDPSKKDWSLAQVPLDDAPSFQILKKANTVAVFQLESRGMQGMLKDAQPDRFEDIIALVALYRPGPMDLIPSFCARKHGREVVEYPDPRVEPVLKETYGIMVYQEQVMQMAQIIGGYSLGGADLLRRAMGKKKPEEMAKHREIFAEGAAKNGLTREKADETFDLMEKFAGYGFNKSHAAAYALLAYHTAWLKAHHPAEFMAANMSLAMDDTDKVKILFEDCLTNKMAVLPPDVNASAYRFEPVADSNVAEGKRSRTIRYGLGAIKGSGQNAIEEILRAREEGGPFKDLFDFCERIDRRLVNRRTIEAMIRAGAFDTIHANRAQLLASVPMAMEAADQASANAMQAGLFDMGDAPLAAHELVDEPAWGEKRKLQEEKAALGFYLSGHLFDAYKDEVRRFVRQKIGELKEGRDKLIAGVIASLRTQMTQRGKMLIALLDDGTGQCEVTVFNEQFEAHKALFKEDELLVVQGGARNDAFTGGIRFTVDTVMDLERARSRYAQAVKLQMNGNANALALRTVLEAYRAKPDDSLPAPATQTRGRGGFGRDRGERAQAVIPNGLAVQIAYRNDRAEGEVRLGDAWRVKPSDDLLAALRGEFAGSEIEIVY
- a CDS encoding glycosyltransferase family 2 protein, producing MNARRDMLVSVIVSTYNRPDALERVLASLSAQSDTHYEIIVADDGSANATRETVERCAASTPVRMEHVWHPDDGFRLAEIRNKGIVQARGDYLIFLDGDCVVQHDFVARHRQLASERVIITGSRILLDEALTQQVIGQTLPLADQGFGFWVQQRLAGHVNKIAPLFVKLPDRKWRVIEQFKWRGIKGCNMSAWRSDIERVNGFDTSFTGWGHEDADFVARLANCGVQRKLGAYATEIFHLWHREQPRAQASSNEERVKMRIADGTVRAERGLAELAS
- a CDS encoding glycosyltransferase family 2 protein; the encoded protein is MNDSAKPDAISVIVIVKNEAHDIRDCLASAHGWVDEIVVLDSGSTDGTQAICREFDATVVETDWPGFGPQKQRALDTARGPWILSLDADERVSPALRDEILASVKANGADLFRVPRQSNYCGKWIRHSGWSPDYVTRLFRRDAARFSSDLVHERVIAAPEARVGTLAQALIHYSFRDFSEVLGKIDSYSTYGATQGAARGKRGGLRKALLHGFWSFVRSWIIQRGFLDGKMGFVLAISNAEGTYYRYLKLMLLETQQSAAAKTRDAAPESR